One genomic segment of Bradyrhizobium diazoefficiens includes these proteins:
- a CDS encoding DUF4142 domain-containing protein, whose translation MLALGGVGLSTYTAQARRLPQRDFRTADLMGGSFAMQTSQLALTRTGNPDIINFANAEIAEQVRVASALNAAPGSAPLRSDHAALLQRLQAAPSGPFDRMYVQGQIRGHRELLALNNSYLRTGSNPGEQQVAQMSLPIIQRHLAILSNLREMA comes from the coding sequence TTGCTCGCACTGGGCGGCGTTGGGTTGTCGACCTACACCGCTCAAGCCCGCAGGCTGCCACAGAGAGATTTCCGGACTGCTGACCTCATGGGCGGCTCGTTTGCCATGCAGACCAGCCAGCTTGCCCTGACGCGCACCGGCAACCCTGACATCATCAATTTCGCGAACGCCGAAATCGCGGAGCAAGTTCGAGTGGCGAGCGCGCTCAATGCGGCTCCGGGATCCGCTCCGCTGCGGTCCGACCACGCTGCCCTGCTGCAACGGCTTCAGGCGGCGCCATCGGGACCATTCGACCGGATGTATGTGCAGGGACAGATCAGAGGGCACCGCGAGCTGCTCGCACTCAACAATTCGTACCTGCGGACGGGCAGCAACCCCGGGGAGCAGCAGGTCGCCCAGATGTCACTTCCGATCATCCAGCGCCATCTCGCAATCCTGAGCAATCTCAGGGAAATGGCGTAG
- a CDS encoding DUF2243 domain-containing protein, with protein MAPRKGAPMQNGTSGRFPTSAGVLLGLGLGAFFDGIVFHQLLQWHHMLSGWYPLESLDNIRLNTTWDGLFHSGAYVLLLAGLYLLWQRARKGGLRWSLPHCLGALLLGWGMFNLLEGVVDHEILRLHQVNETVPKAQRVFWDIGFLLWGAAMLVMGAGMIRATQERLHAEAGLQPH; from the coding sequence ATGGCCCCGCGCAAGGGTGCACCTATGCAAAATGGAACATCAGGTCGTTTTCCGACCTCAGCGGGCGTTCTTCTCGGGCTTGGCCTCGGCGCGTTCTTCGACGGCATTGTGTTTCACCAGCTCTTGCAATGGCATCATATGTTGAGCGGCTGGTATCCGCTCGAGTCCCTCGACAACATCAGGCTCAACACGACCTGGGACGGCCTATTCCACAGCGGCGCCTACGTTCTCCTGCTTGCCGGCCTTTATTTGCTGTGGCAGCGGGCGCGGAAAGGCGGGTTGCGCTGGTCGCTCCCGCACTGTCTTGGCGCGCTGTTGCTCGGATGGGGTATGTTCAATCTGCTCGAGGGCGTTGTCGATCACGAGATTCTGCGGCTCCACCAGGTGAACGAAACCGTGCCCAAAGCTCAACGGGTGTTCTGGGACATCGGCTTCCTGTTGTGGGGAGCTGCGATGCTGGTCATGGGCGCGGGCATGATACGCGCGACGCAGGAGAGACTGCATGCGGAAGCTGGCTTACAGCCTCACTAG
- a CDS encoding succinate dehydrogenase iron-sulfur subunit, protein MVEFRLPKNSRIEEGKVWPKPGGKTLREFQVYRWNPDDGRNPRRDTYFVDTTECGPMVLDGLIWIKNNVDSTLTFRRSCREGVCGSCSMNIAGQNTLACTKSMSEDVADGEPLRVLPLPHQPVVKDLVPDLTNFYAQLALIEPWLQTTSPTPPKEWRQSHEDRAKLDGLYECILCACCSTSCPSYWWNSERFLGPAALIQAARWINDSRDEATGERLDMLEDPFRIYRCHTILNCAKACPKGLNPGEAISALRLKMVERKL, encoded by the coding sequence ATGGTCGAGTTCAGGCTTCCGAAAAATTCGCGTATCGAGGAGGGGAAGGTCTGGCCCAAGCCGGGCGGAAAGACACTGCGCGAGTTTCAGGTCTACCGCTGGAATCCCGATGACGGCCGCAATCCCAGGCGCGACACTTACTTCGTGGACACGACGGAGTGCGGGCCGATGGTGCTGGATGGCCTGATCTGGATCAAGAACAACGTCGACTCGACATTGACGTTCAGGCGGTCCTGCCGCGAGGGTGTTTGCGGCTCCTGTTCGATGAACATCGCCGGCCAGAACACGCTGGCCTGCACCAAGTCCATGAGCGAGGACGTTGCCGATGGCGAGCCGCTCCGTGTGCTGCCCTTGCCGCACCAGCCGGTGGTGAAGGATCTGGTGCCGGATTTGACGAATTTCTACGCGCAGCTCGCGTTGATCGAACCGTGGCTGCAGACCACCTCGCCGACGCCACCGAAGGAATGGCGGCAGAGCCATGAGGACAGGGCCAAGCTCGACGGTCTCTACGAATGCATCCTGTGTGCCTGCTGCTCGACCTCGTGCCCCAGCTACTGGTGGAATTCCGAACGCTTTCTCGGTCCGGCAGCCCTGATCCAGGCGGCGCGATGGATCAATGACAGCCGCGACGAGGCGACGGGCGAGCGGCTGGACATGCTCGAGGATCCCTTCAGGATCTATCGCTGCCACACCATCCTGAACTGCGCCAAGGCTTGCCCGAAGGGTCTCAATCCCGGAGAGGCCATCTCCGCGCTGCGCCTCAAGATGGTCGAGCGGAAATTGTGA